The proteins below come from a single Tenuifilum thalassicum genomic window:
- a CDS encoding tetratricopeptide repeat protein, protein MKRIVIILFIIYPLAIFAKVATQNVDSLFVAANKFYSSGKYTEAVQHYEAIIAKGKVSPELYFNLGNAYFKLNDMAHAILNYERAYLLNPSDDDIKFNLELARTYTTDKIEAIPDFFVTKWINQLSNLFSSNTWALLALLSFIITLVLLSLFQFSGRYQIKKNSFWFSWVLGALFIVFILFSNVQKNRVVNSNHAIITTSSVAVKSSPSDNSNDLFILHAGTKVETLRNVGDWCEIKIADGSKGWLLKSNFEKI, encoded by the coding sequence ATGAAGCGAATAGTTATCATATTGTTTATAATATATCCATTGGCAATATTTGCCAAGGTTGCTACTCAGAATGTTGATTCGCTTTTTGTGGCAGCCAACAAGTTCTATTCGTCGGGAAAATATACCGAGGCTGTCCAACACTACGAGGCTATTATTGCAAAAGGGAAAGTTAGCCCGGAGCTATATTTTAACTTAGGCAATGCCTATTTTAAGCTAAACGACATGGCGCATGCAATACTAAACTACGAAAGAGCTTACCTTTTAAACCCGAGCGATGATGATATTAAATTCAACCTTGAATTGGCAAGAACATATACAACCGATAAAATTGAAGCAATCCCCGATTTCTTTGTAACTAAATGGATAAATCAGCTTTCCAACCTATTTAGCTCAAATACATGGGCATTGCTGGCTTTGTTATCATTCATAATTACCCTTGTTTTGCTATCTCTCTTCCAGTTTTCTGGTAGATATCAGATTAAAAAGAACTCTTTCTGGTTTTCATGGGTTTTGGGTGCTCTTTTTATCGTTTTTATCTTATTTAGTAACGTCCAGAAAAATAGAGTGGTAAACTCTAATCACGCCATAATAACTACCTCATCGGTAGCGGTTAAGAGTTCCCCTTCGGATAACTCCAACGATTTGTTCATTCTCCATGCAGGCACAAAAGTTGAAACTTTGCGCAATGTGGGAGACTGGTGCGAAATAAAAATTGCTGATGGTAGTAAAGGTTGGTTGCTAAAATCTAACTTCGAAAAAATATAG
- a CDS encoding DUF2179 domain-containing protein — MSSDFFSSDLYLYGVLPFLIFVARICDVTIGTLRIIYVSKGQRNIAPILGFFEVFIWIVAISQIMGNLNNWACYFGYAAGFAAGNYIGMMVEERLAFGKVLVRVFSINGGAELVKILNSHGYGATTFQAQGAQGDVSIVYSVINRKNLPDIQEILFKFNPKLFYVIEDIRKVNEGIFQTSTRAKIPIFGRWRKGK, encoded by the coding sequence ATGAGTTCAGATTTTTTTAGTTCCGATTTGTACTTGTATGGCGTTCTGCCATTTCTCATCTTTGTTGCAAGGATTTGCGATGTAACCATTGGAACTCTTAGAATTATTTATGTCTCTAAAGGTCAGCGTAATATAGCACCAATCTTAGGATTTTTTGAGGTGTTTATTTGGATAGTTGCTATAAGCCAAATAATGGGAAATCTTAATAACTGGGCCTGCTATTTTGGCTATGCTGCCGGTTTCGCTGCAGGAAACTATATTGGAATGATGGTTGAAGAGCGGCTTGCATTTGGGAAGGTGCTTGTTCGTGTTTTTTCAATTAATGGTGGTGCCGAACTTGTTAAAATTTTAAATTCGCATGGGTATGGTGCCACAACATTTCAGGCTCAAGGTGCTCAAGGTGACGTTAGCATAGTTTATTCTGTAATTAATCGTAAAAATCTTCCCGATATCCAGGAAATACTTTTTAAATTCAACCCTAAACTTTTTTATGTTATAGAGGATATACGCAAAGTAAATGAAGGCATTTTTCAAACTTCAACAAGAGCTAAAATTCCAATTTTTGGCCGTTGGCGTAAAGGAAAGTAG
- a CDS encoding tetratricopeptide repeat protein, producing the protein MKRILLFGITIFLINNNLNAQSEHKLIRRGNKAFEKNDYLESEVQYRQALEKNKHSFKANFNLADALYKQNKHEESLSAIDGINLSGLSDLEKSMVYYNKGNALFKQKKLKESIEAYKKAIKYNPDDMDAKYNLSLALRMMQQQQQQNNQQNNKQDNKDNKDKKDNKEDQNKDKKDKNDNDKKNDQQQNQDQNKEDKQQQQQPKISKEDAERMLQALQQREKEIQDKIKKKQAKPVSGATIKNW; encoded by the coding sequence ATGAAGCGTATTTTACTCTTTGGAATTACTATATTTTTAATTAATAATAACCTGAATGCTCAGAGCGAGCATAAGCTGATACGCCGTGGAAATAAAGCCTTCGAAAAAAATGATTATTTGGAATCGGAAGTGCAGTATCGCCAAGCCTTAGAAAAAAATAAGCATTCGTTTAAGGCTAATTTTAATCTTGCCGACGCTCTTTACAAACAGAATAAACATGAGGAATCCCTTTCAGCTATTGATGGGATAAACCTTTCTGGACTTTCCGATTTAGAGAAATCGATGGTTTACTACAATAAGGGGAATGCCCTTTTCAAGCAAAAGAAGCTGAAGGAGTCCATCGAGGCCTATAAAAAGGCTATAAAATATAATCCTGATGATATGGACGCTAAGTATAACCTGTCGTTAGCGCTAAGAATGATGCAACAGCAGCAACAACAGAACAATCAGCAAAATAATAAGCAGGATAATAAGGATAATAAGGACAAGAAAGACAACAAGGAGGATCAAAACAAGGATAAAAAGGATAAGAACGATAACGATAAGAAAAACGACCAACAACAAAACCAGGATCAAAATAAAGAGGATAAACAGCAGCAGCAACAACCTAAAATATCAAAGGAAGATGCTGAACGTATGCTTCAAGCATTGCAGCAACGCGAAAAAGAGATTCAGGATAAAATAAAGAAGAAGCAAGCCAAGCCTGTTTCTGGTGCTACAATTAAAAACTGGTAG
- a CDS encoding glutathione peroxidase, with protein MKYFLISLFAVTSMGVAAQTTGFYSFTVTDIDGNEFSLSSLKGKKVMVVNTASKCGLTPQYEDLQALYEKYKDKNFIIIGFPANNFMGQEPGSNEQIKEFCTSRFHVTFPMMSKISVKGNDMHPLYQWLTQKSKNGVMDSKVKWNFQKYLIDENGNLVDVVPPREKPHSKRVIDWLEGK; from the coding sequence ATGAAGTACTTTTTGATATCTCTATTTGCGGTAACCTCAATGGGAGTTGCTGCTCAAACCACAGGTTTTTATAGCTTCACAGTTACCGACATTGACGGTAACGAGTTCTCTTTATCGAGTTTAAAGGGCAAGAAGGTAATGGTGGTGAACACTGCCTCTAAGTGCGGACTTACACCACAATACGAAGATTTGCAAGCTTTATACGAAAAGTATAAGGATAAAAACTTCATCATTATTGGCTTTCCTGCAAATAATTTTATGGGACAAGAACCTGGTTCAAATGAACAGATTAAGGAGTTTTGCACATCAAGATTTCATGTTACATTTCCAATGATGTCAAAAATATCTGTAAAGGGTAATGATATGCATCCACTTTACCAGTGGCTTACCCAAAAAAGTAAGAATGGTGTTATGGATAGCAAGGTGAAATGGAATTTCCAGAAATATTTAATCGACGAAAACGGAAATCTGGTTGATGTTGTTCCACCAAGAGAAAAACCTCATTCAAAGAGGGTTATAGATTGGCTTGAAGGCAAATAG
- a CDS encoding vWA domain-containing protein, translating into MFRFSNPEYFYLLLLIPAFAVLSWFTVKRQKKWITIFGEYKTVLKLLPELSFRRIWTKFTLLSIAFFLIIVSLAGPQVGAKLTEVKRKGMEMIIALDVSNSMLAEDIKPNRIERAKQAISQLIEKFQEDRIGLIVFAGDAYVQLPVTNDYASAKLFLSSVSPGMVPKQGTAIGRAIELAANSFTPNSNTGKAIIVISDGENHIDDPVEIAKQAAENGIQIYTIGIGSPEGAPIPIGNSRDFLKDSEGEVVITRLDEETLTKVAITGNGKYVRATNASFGLMPIYESLKNVDRKEIKDKIYSEYEEQYQYILAIAIVLILVELLILDRKTKLLSKVNLFGVDKNVQKS; encoded by the coding sequence ATGTTTAGATTCTCAAATCCAGAATATTTTTACCTTTTACTACTAATCCCTGCATTTGCAGTCCTTTCTTGGTTTACTGTGAAAAGGCAAAAAAAGTGGATAACCATTTTTGGGGAGTACAAAACAGTACTTAAACTTCTTCCTGAATTGTCGTTTCGCAGGATATGGACAAAGTTTACTTTATTAAGCATAGCATTTTTCTTAATAATCGTATCGCTAGCAGGACCCCAGGTAGGAGCAAAACTTACTGAGGTTAAACGTAAGGGCATGGAGATGATTATTGCCCTTGATGTTTCAAATAGCATGCTTGCCGAAGATATCAAACCCAACAGGATAGAGAGAGCGAAACAGGCTATTTCTCAGCTAATTGAAAAGTTTCAGGAGGATAGAATCGGACTTATTGTTTTTGCTGGCGATGCTTATGTGCAGCTTCCTGTAACTAACGATTATGCTTCAGCAAAATTATTTTTATCATCGGTTAGCCCTGGTATGGTTCCTAAACAGGGAACTGCAATAGGACGTGCCATAGAACTGGCAGCCAATTCATTCACTCCAAATTCAAACACAGGTAAGGCTATTATTGTAATATCCGATGGTGAGAATCATATAGATGATCCTGTTGAAATTGCCAAACAGGCTGCCGAGAATGGAATCCAAATCTATACTATTGGAATCGGTTCTCCCGAAGGTGCTCCCATTCCCATTGGAAATAGTCGAGATTTCCTAAAAGATTCCGAAGGCGAGGTTGTTATTACCCGCTTGGATGAGGAAACGCTTACAAAAGTTGCCATTACTGGAAATGGAAAGTATGTCCGGGCAACAAATGCAAGTTTTGGATTGATGCCTATTTACGAGTCCCTAAAGAATGTCGACCGTAAGGAGATTAAGGATAAGATTTATTCGGAATACGAAGAGCAATATCAATATATTTTAGCTATTGCAATTGTGCTCATTTTGGTCGAATTACTTATACTTGACCGTAAAACTAAGTTGCTTTCAAAGGTGAATCTATTTGGGGTTGATAAAAACGTTCAAAAGTCATGA
- a CDS encoding M20/M25/M40 family metallo-hydrolase encodes MKRIILVIALTTFYLSVFAQKAEVSKINANELTKTVKYLSSKRFMGRLPGTPYYVHAARYVATRFKSAGLKPLLGKNMLQEFTDEVNIILDAQVYILDENNRPIYPMRLGKDFICRGFSGAGEIRGEVVFAGFGIKTDEYNDYRSISVKDKIVAVFKSAPPWKPSSGNWGDWSPRAKARVAQELGAKGIIFIGEPNGMPKTMIYGSIACGSKPHLYKFPMIQAGERLTDSLFSKLPYSPKEYYEMLKRDKAPHSIETGKSVYMRVVADYQEFRKTYNVVGYIEGSDPKLKNEYIILGAHLDHVGYQGNHVYFPGANDNASGVAGIIAIAEALKESPKKPRRSIVFVAFSSEESGLKGSTYFVNHLPFSTDNVIAMLNFDCIGSGDSIAIGGGKTYKRLWRKAMRLDKRNTKLLTKKTFGGGGADAQPFHEKGIPTLYFYAKNGYQHLHQATDTQETLNPLVFEKTVRLGFLTTKYLAKGRYRKERAK; translated from the coding sequence ATGAAAAGGATAATTTTAGTAATAGCTCTAACAACTTTTTATTTAAGTGTTTTTGCCCAGAAAGCCGAAGTTTCCAAAATAAATGCTAATGAGCTAACCAAAACGGTAAAATATCTCTCTTCCAAAAGGTTTATGGGGCGCTTACCTGGCACGCCGTACTATGTGCATGCTGCCCGATATGTTGCCACGCGCTTTAAAAGTGCTGGGTTAAAGCCACTTTTGGGTAAAAACATGCTACAAGAATTTACCGATGAAGTAAACATAATACTTGATGCACAAGTATATATTTTGGATGAGAACAACCGGCCGATTTACCCAATGCGTTTAGGCAAAGATTTCATTTGTAGAGGATTTTCAGGAGCAGGCGAAATAAGAGGAGAAGTAGTTTTTGCTGGATTTGGAATCAAAACCGATGAGTATAACGATTACCGAAGCATAAGTGTTAAGGATAAGATTGTTGCGGTGTTCAAATCGGCTCCACCATGGAAACCGTCTAGTGGAAATTGGGGCGACTGGTCGCCACGGGCAAAAGCCAGGGTTGCTCAAGAACTGGGAGCAAAGGGAATAATCTTTATCGGAGAACCAAATGGAATGCCAAAGACAATGATTTACGGTAGTATTGCTTGTGGCAGCAAGCCTCATCTTTATAAGTTTCCAATGATTCAGGCAGGAGAAAGACTTACCGACAGCCTTTTCAGCAAACTTCCATATAGCCCCAAAGAATACTACGAGATGCTTAAAAGAGATAAAGCCCCCCACTCTATTGAGACCGGAAAATCAGTATACATGAGGGTTGTTGCCGACTATCAAGAATTTAGAAAAACTTACAACGTTGTTGGTTATATAGAGGGTTCCGACCCCAAACTTAAAAACGAATACATTATATTAGGTGCTCACCTTGACCATGTTGGTTATCAAGGCAACCATGTTTACTTTCCAGGAGCCAACGATAATGCCTCAGGTGTGGCTGGTATAATTGCTATAGCTGAAGCGCTCAAGGAATCCCCAAAAAAACCTCGAAGGTCAATTGTATTTGTTGCATTCTCATCGGAAGAGTCGGGACTGAAAGGTTCCACATATTTTGTTAATCACCTTCCTTTTTCAACCGATAATGTAATAGCCATGCTTAACTTCGATTGCATAGGATCGGGCGATAGTATTGCTATAGGTGGTGGCAAGACCTATAAAAGACTATGGAGAAAAGCGATGCGATTAGACAAACGAAACACAAAGCTTCTTACTAAAAAAACATTTGGAGGTGGAGGTGCCGATGCGCAACCGTTCCATGAAAAGGGAATACCAACCCTGTACTTTTATGCCAAAAACGGATACCAACACTTACATCAAGCAACCGATACACAAGAAACTTTAAATCCCCTTGTGTTCGAGAAAACGGTTAGACTTGGCTTTTTAACAACAAAATATCTGGCAAAAGGAAGATATAGAAAAGAGAGGGCAAAATAA
- a CDS encoding vWA domain-containing protein: MLLVVFANPKLLYLLLIVPFIVFWYFYRLHKSKAPLSISASQPFEKAKPNIKVYLRHIPFVLRVAAVTLAIVALARPQSTTVLQNVITEGIDIVLSIDVSGSMLARDFKPDRLEAAKNLGIKFISGRKNDRLGLVIFAGESFTLCPLTTDRATLINQFRAIEPNILEDGTAIGSGLSTAISRLKDSKSKSKVVILLTDGVNNRGEIAPMTAAEMAKTFGIRVYTIGVGTYGTAPYPVQTPFGTRYQDMKVEIDEALLKDIAQMTGGEYFRATNNKALEEVYSKIDKLEKSKIETNEYTKREELFRKWLLYSFVLLVAEFVLRRTYLLGI; the protein is encoded by the coding sequence ATGCTTTTAGTTGTTTTTGCTAACCCGAAATTACTCTACCTATTGCTAATAGTGCCTTTTATCGTTTTTTGGTACTTTTATAGGTTGCATAAGTCAAAGGCGCCATTAAGCATTTCGGCAAGCCAACCATTTGAAAAGGCAAAACCTAACATTAAGGTTTATTTAAGGCATATACCCTTTGTGCTGCGAGTAGCAGCAGTTACTCTTGCAATAGTTGCACTTGCGCGTCCTCAATCTACAACAGTTTTACAAAATGTTATCACCGAAGGTATCGACATTGTGCTTTCAATCGATGTGTCGGGAAGTATGTTGGCACGCGATTTTAAACCCGATAGGCTTGAGGCTGCCAAAAACTTAGGTATTAAGTTCATAAGTGGACGTAAGAATGATAGGCTTGGGCTTGTGATTTTTGCAGGCGAAAGTTTTACTCTTTGTCCGCTTACTACCGATAGGGCAACTCTAATTAACCAATTTCGTGCCATAGAGCCTAACATTTTAGAAGATGGTACGGCCATTGGCTCTGGGCTCTCAACTGCCATTTCACGTTTAAAGGATAGCAAATCAAAGAGCAAGGTGGTAATACTACTTACCGACGGAGTAAATAATCGTGGAGAAATTGCTCCAATGACAGCTGCTGAAATGGCTAAAACATTTGGAATAAGAGTATATACCATTGGTGTAGGAACCTATGGAACTGCTCCTTATCCTGTTCAAACACCTTTTGGAACAAGATACCAGGATATGAAGGTTGAGATAGATGAGGCTTTGCTTAAGGATATTGCCCAAATGACAGGAGGTGAGTATTTTAGAGCCACCAATAATAAGGCTCTAGAGGAGGTTTATAGTAAGATTGATAAACTAGAAAAGTCCAAGATTGAAACAAACGAATACACCAAAAGGGAGGAGCTCTTTAGAAAGTGGCTTCTTTACTCATTTGTACTGTTGGTTGCTGAATTTGTTTTACGTAGAACCTATTTGCTTGGAATTTAA
- a CDS encoding BatD family protein, with protein MKKLIGIIFLTALSQLLVAQDATIEAYAPNLVEVGEQFSLSYTLNTKPKEFIPPSITSFDILAGPSTSSSTSIEVINGKVTQSHTFTYSYVLVANKEGKFTIDPAEAVVGDKRIRSNPISIEVIKSSPTSSQTTASTGRQSANVESNNLPDDELFVTVEVNRKSAYIGQPIEAVIKIYTRVGILNFEDAKFPSFEGFWSQELKSSPNVNFHRANVNGKIYNAGEIRRYVLFPQKADKITIDPFELIVIYQGRAARPRSIFDEFFGGGYETFRKRLVSKPITINIKPLPKPEPKDFVGAVGKFKLDVSVDKTEVKANDAFTYKIKVSGSGNLKLIGAPTVKFPSSFEVFDPKISDNVKLSGSNASGSKTFEYVCIPRAAGEYNIEPFTFSFFDPVKEKYVTLKSKPFNIRVLADSSASSNMVVASYGKEDIKYVGKDIRYIKTSSSKFKTRNSFWIISGYYQFLYLLLLAVFIVLSYVYRRYRSKMQDVAFVRNRRASKIAQKRLKLAKELLEDNKSAEFFEEIHKAIWGYIADKLNLSLATLNLENVTENLRNNSIDDEKIEQLRSIIETCEYARFAPEAEHSQMTDIYDKTFKLIEELESLLKNKVKK; from the coding sequence ATGAAGAAACTTATTGGCATAATATTTCTAACTGCTCTCAGCCAGCTACTAGTAGCTCAAGATGCTACAATTGAAGCTTATGCGCCAAATCTGGTTGAAGTAGGGGAGCAGTTTAGCCTTTCGTACACACTAAATACTAAACCAAAGGAATTTATTCCACCCTCTATTACTAGTTTTGATATTTTAGCTGGACCAAGCACATCCAGTAGTACAAGCATTGAGGTTATAAATGGAAAGGTTACCCAAAGCCATACATTTACATATTCTTATGTTCTTGTTGCTAACAAGGAGGGCAAGTTTACTATTGACCCGGCTGAAGCAGTAGTTGGCGACAAGCGTATCCGCTCAAATCCTATTTCTATTGAGGTCATAAAATCATCTCCTACATCTTCTCAAACAACCGCTAGTACTGGCAGGCAATCGGCTAACGTTGAATCCAACAATTTGCCTGATGATGAGCTGTTTGTTACGGTTGAAGTCAACCGTAAATCGGCCTATATAGGTCAACCAATTGAAGCGGTGATTAAAATCTACACAAGAGTTGGAATTCTTAATTTTGAAGATGCCAAATTCCCTTCGTTTGAAGGATTCTGGAGTCAGGAGCTAAAAAGCTCACCTAACGTGAATTTTCATAGAGCAAATGTTAATGGCAAAATATATAACGCTGGTGAAATTCGCAGGTATGTTTTATTCCCCCAAAAAGCCGATAAAATTACAATTGATCCCTTTGAACTAATTGTTATTTACCAAGGTCGTGCAGCCCGTCCCCGCTCAATATTTGATGAATTTTTTGGGGGAGGTTATGAAACATTTAGGAAACGTTTGGTAAGCAAACCCATAACTATCAATATTAAACCACTTCCAAAGCCCGAACCTAAAGATTTTGTAGGTGCAGTAGGAAAATTTAAACTAGACGTTTCGGTTGATAAAACCGAAGTTAAGGCTAACGACGCTTTTACCTATAAAATAAAGGTTTCAGGCTCTGGTAATTTAAAACTTATTGGCGCTCCTACCGTTAAATTCCCTTCAAGTTTTGAGGTTTTTGATCCTAAAATTTCCGATAATGTTAAACTTTCTGGCTCAAATGCCAGCGGTAGTAAAACCTTTGAGTATGTATGCATTCCAAGAGCTGCTGGTGAGTATAACATTGAACCTTTTACCTTTTCTTTCTTTGATCCGGTAAAAGAAAAGTATGTTACCCTCAAATCAAAACCATTCAATATTAGGGTGTTAGCCGATTCTTCGGCTTCAAGCAACATGGTTGTTGCTAGCTACGGTAAAGAGGATATTAAGTATGTTGGGAAGGATATACGTTATATTAAAACTTCTTCATCTAAGTTTAAGACTCGCAATTCATTCTGGATTATTTCTGGCTACTATCAGTTCCTTTACCTCTTATTATTGGCCGTTTTTATTGTACTTTCCTATGTTTACCGTAGATATCGCAGTAAGATGCAAGATGTTGCATTTGTTCGTAATCGTAGGGCAAGTAAAATTGCACAGAAGCGACTTAAACTTGCCAAAGAACTTTTAGAGGATAATAAAAGCGCCGAATTCTTTGAGGAAATTCATAAGGCTATTTGGGGCTATATTGCCGATAAGTTGAATTTATCTTTAGCTACGCTTAACCTCGAAAATGTAACTGAAAATCTGAGAAATAATAGCATCGATGATGAAAAGATTGAACAGTTACGTTCCATCATAGAGACTTGCGAATATGCCAGATTTGCTCCCGAGGCAGAGCATTCGCAAATGACCGATATTTATGATAAGACTTTCAAACTTATTGAAGAACTTGAAAGCTTGTTAAAGAATAAAGTAAAAAAGTAG
- a CDS encoding trans-sulfuration enzyme family protein, which produces MKKVNSIRTPIYRDSGFWLKDIPTMKKAFADEIDHPADPDLYIYSRYRNPTVVETEEFLANIEGASWSLLTQSGLAAIDIALSIFQNQKKNGKWLFFSEIYGGTNSFIDKVLVERRGFDIVRFTPSGESYSIDEFERIMKQHMPQVVFLETISNPMLIVADVPQIISISKKYGAKVIVDNTFATPYIFKPLDFGADIVIHSATKYLAGHGNLSAGVVTGNDKELLKKAIEYRKLVGHMISPDDAYRLLDYLKTFHLRIKQHFSNAKAVAELLNENPLVEKVLYPSLDTHPTNGIAKSLFKNGFGAIVTFDIKGDSFEEKQIRCNTFIQKVSDSIHLIPTLGDAETILMPIEPVWGDKYPFPGMVRLSIGIEPVETLIGILDKALKH; this is translated from the coding sequence ATGAAAAAGGTAAACTCTATTAGAACACCAATCTACAGGGATTCAGGATTTTGGTTAAAAGATATTCCTACCATGAAAAAGGCTTTTGCCGATGAGATTGATCATCCAGCCGACCCCGATCTTTACATTTACTCACGTTACAGAAACCCAACCGTTGTTGAAACCGAGGAATTCCTGGCCAACATTGAGGGGGCCTCATGGTCGCTTCTTACCCAATCGGGACTTGCCGCTATTGATATTGCCCTTTCAATCTTTCAGAATCAAAAGAAAAATGGAAAATGGTTGTTCTTTTCCGAAATATACGGGGGAACAAACTCATTTATCGATAAGGTATTGGTTGAACGTAGAGGATTCGATATTGTAAGGTTTACTCCAAGTGGCGAATCCTATTCCATTGATGAATTTGAACGGATTATGAAGCAGCATATGCCCCAGGTGGTTTTTCTTGAGACTATCTCCAACCCAATGCTTATTGTTGCCGATGTTCCACAAATTATTAGCATTAGTAAAAAGTATGGTGCCAAGGTAATTGTTGATAATACCTTTGCAACACCATATATCTTTAAACCCCTCGATTTTGGAGCCGACATAGTAATCCATAGCGCAACCAAGTATCTTGCAGGTCATGGAAACCTTTCCGCTGGAGTTGTAACTGGTAACGATAAAGAGCTGCTTAAGAAGGCAATAGAGTATCGTAAGCTTGTGGGACATATGATTTCACCCGATGATGCTTACAGGCTACTCGATTATCTTAAAACATTCCACCTGCGTATAAAGCAACATTTTAGCAATGCTAAAGCCGTAGCTGAGCTTCTAAATGAAAACCCTTTAGTAGAAAAGGTGCTTTATCCTTCATTAGACACTCATCCAACAAACGGTATTGCTAAGAGTTTATTTAAAAATGGATTTGGGGCTATTGTTACCTTTGATATTAAGGGCGATTCTTTTGAAGAAAAGCAGATAAGGTGTAACACATTTATCCAAAAAGTTTCCGATTCCATTCATCTTATTCCAACATTAGGAGACGCCGAAACCATCCTAATGCCCATTGAACCTGTTTGGGGCGATAAATACCCTTTCCCAGGAATGGTGAGGTTATCAATTGGTATTGAACCTGTTGAAACTCTCATTGGGATTCTTGACAAGGCATTAAAACATTAA
- a CDS encoding DUF2764 family protein has protein sequence MMRNYYYLVAGLPELFMEQDRKDFSVNALKLEVKEQVHPSDYRLVEFLHLTYDNDNFLNKLLDRGLEFNELGSFEKSIFDDLDENINILPQYMQDFYYKHTGKKRSADEPDEEDDEPHDIFEAEKLPEVRFLENFYDLAINQKNSFLRYWFSFIRDFNNVLTALNCRRMGVDPALHLVGNNWLTEILAKSQAADFGLKRELDYIDRLIQATDIPDILERERKLDLIKWEMSEELTTWDYFNINFILGFFVRAGIVHRWLKLDAKTGEELFKRLFDDLRASYNLAEKF, from the coding sequence ATGATGCGAAACTACTACTACCTGGTGGCTGGGCTTCCGGAACTGTTTATGGAACAGGACCGAAAAGATTTCAGCGTTAATGCTTTGAAACTGGAAGTTAAAGAACAAGTTCATCCTTCCGATTACCGCCTGGTAGAGTTCCTGCATTTAACCTACGATAACGATAACTTCCTTAACAAGCTTCTCGATCGTGGGCTTGAGTTCAACGAGTTAGGTTCATTCGAAAAATCCATTTTCGATGACCTCGATGAGAACATCAACATTCTTCCGCAATACATGCAGGATTTTTACTATAAGCATACAGGTAAAAAACGCTCAGCCGACGAACCCGATGAGGAGGATGACGAACCACACGATATTTTTGAGGCTGAAAAATTGCCAGAGGTTCGATTCTTAGAGAATTTCTATGACCTGGCAATTAATCAAAAAAATAGCTTTTTACGCTATTGGTTCAGCTTTATTCGTGATTTTAACAATGTGCTGACTGCCTTGAACTGCCGTAGAATGGGTGTCGATCCAGCCCTGCATCTTGTTGGAAATAATTGGCTCACCGAGATTCTTGCTAAGAGTCAGGCTGCCGACTTTGGATTGAAGCGTGAACTTGATTATATCGATAGGTTGATACAGGCTACCGATATTCCCGATATCCTAGAACGCGAGCGTAAGCTCGACCTAATAAAATGGGAAATGTCTGAGGAGCTAACAACCTGGGACTACTTCAATATCAACTTTATTCTCGGATTTTTTGTACGCGCTGGCATTGTTCACAGGTGGTTAAAGCTTGACGCCAAAACGGGAGAGGAACTTTTCAAGAGGTTATTCGATGATCTTAGAGCATCCTACAACCTCGCCGAAAAATTTTAA